From Clostridiaceae bacterium:
TATCATTGGTACTCGAGTTAGTTTTTAACTAACCATCGTCAAGTGCTGTGTACTATAGATAGATGATTAACTGGAAAAAACAAAAAATATATATTAACTACGTACCTGCACTTTTTAATTTCTCTTCTTACTTATCTCTGTTATTTAGCCTTATCTCTGTTATTTAGCTGCACTGGTTTTTGGCCTCTTTGCACCATATTTTGACCGGCCCTGCATTCTTTTTGCAACACCTGCAGTATCTAGAGTTCCTCTTATAATATGATATCTTACACCTGGTAAATCTTTAACCCTACCGCCTCTGATCAGAACAACACTATGCTCCTGGAGATTATGACCAATTCCGGGAATATATGCTGTTACTTCAACTCCGTTTGTTAAACGTACTCTGGCTACTTTTCTCAAAGCAGAATTTGGCTTCTTTGGAGTAGTAGTTTTAACTACTGTGCACACACCTCTTTTTTGCGGTGAGCTAATTTCTATGGGTTGTTTCTTAAG
This genomic window contains:
- the rpsL gene encoding 30S ribosomal protein S12 → MPTFNQLVRKGRQTAKKKSDAPALQRGFNFLKKQPIEISSPQKRGVCTVVKTTTPKKPNSALRKVARVRLTNGVEVTAYIPGIGHNLQEHSVVLIRGGRVKDLPGVRYHIIRGTLDTAGVAKRMQGRSKYGAKRPKTSAAK